CCGCAAACTCGCCGATCAGGGGCTGGTCGATCACGAGAAGTACGGCGCGGTGACGTTGACGGCCGCGGGCTCGCGTGCGGCGGTGGCGATGGTGCGCCGCCACCGCCTGCTGGAGACGTTTCTGGTCAACGAACTCGGCTACAGCTGGGACGAGGTGCACGATGAGGCCGAGGTGCTCGAGCACGCGGTCTCCGATCGGCTGATGGCCCGTATCGATGCCAAGCTGGACTACCCCGACCGCGATCCGCACGGCGATCCGATCCCGGCCGCCGACGGTCAGGTGCCCTCGGCGCCGGCCCGTCAGCTGTGGGACTGCCAGGACGGCGAGTCCGGGACCGTGGCCCGCATCTCCGACGCCGACCCGGACATGCTGCGCTACTTCGCCGACGTCGGCATCAGCCTGGATTCGCGACTGCGGGTGCTGACCCGCCGCGAATTCGCCGGAATGACCTCGGTGGCCATCGACGCCGCCGACGGCAACCACACCACGGTGGATCTGGGCAGCCCCGCCGCCCAAGCCATCTGGGTCAGCTGATCCCCGTGGTAGGTCAGGGCAGCGGATTGGTTCTCGCGTCGGCGCCGTAGACGCCGAGCAGGTCGCGCGCCGAGACGATCCCGATGAGCACGCCGGCCCGTTCCACCAGGATGTGGCGGATGTAGTGGTTCATCATCCGCACCGCGGCCTCGTCGACGGTGGTCTCGGCGTCACACCAGATCAGGTTCGTGCTGGCCACCTCGGCGGCCGGCACCGCCGCCGGGTCCTTGCCGTCGGCGATCACCGCGACCACGTCGCGTTCGCTGACCAGCGCCGTGGGCCGCTCCTCGACGCCGACCACGACCGCACCGACCTCGCCGTGCACGATCGCCTGGGCGACGTCGGCGACGGTGGCCGTGGCCGCCACCCGCACCACCGGGTCGCCGGTGACCGTCGCGATCGGGATCGACCCGGCCGCAGGGATCGCCGAATAGTCAGTCATGGGTCTCATCGTCGCATGCGACGATCCCGGCCCGACTCGCGAACCGGTCACGCTGCGAAGCGTTTCGTAGCGATGTCGCTCGCCCGACGGTGCCCGTTACCGAAGATGGCCCACTAATTCACCGTCGGCGCCGAACAACTCGCGCTGCCAGTGGGTCGTCAACGCATCGGTGTCGACCTGATCAGGGTGAAAATCAGGTTTGGTGAACGGCCTCATGTCCGAGTAGAACCCGCGCCACATCGGGTTGCGCAGCATCCGCACGTCGGTGAGGATCTGAATCGGCCGACGACGCATTGGCGGTCAGCGGTAGCGATCGAGCGACAGGGATCGCCATCCGGCCCACTCAACCCGGCACCCCCGATGAGCGCGTGCCGGCCGGGTAATGGCCCAAGAACGCCGTCGGCCCCTTGTGCCAGATACGGTCGATGCTCACACCGTGCCGCGCAAGCCAGTGACATTTTTCGCCATCGTTGTGGCCTTTCTGTCGGGGCGTGCCGAGCCGGCCTCCTCTCCGTGGACGACGGGCTCATCCGGGCGCGTGGGTATTCGCAGGCGCTGTCGCCGTGGGGACACGCCACCGGTGTTCGCTCACCGGGCACGCCCAGCGCCGGTGCCGTGATCTCGGCGAACTCCATCGTTCGTTGGGTGATCATCGTCAAATCAGCTGTTCAGCAAGCCTTTGGCGATGTGGGTGATCTGCACCTCGTTGCTGCCGGCGTAGATCATCAGCGACTTGGCGTCGCGGGCGAGTTGCTCGACCCGGTATTCGGCCATGTAGCCGTTGCCGCCGAACAGTTGTACGGCCTCCATGGCCACGTCGGTGGCGGCCTGCGAGGAGTACAGCTTCATCGCTGACGCCTCGGCAAGGGTGGGGATCTTTTTGTGCTGCAGCTTCTCCAACGTCTGGAACACCATGTTCTGCACGTTGATCCGCGCGACCTCCATCTGCGCCAGCTTCAGTTGGATCAGCTGGAACTGACCGATGTTCTGGCCCCACAGCGTGCGGGTTTTGGCGTAGTCCACACACAGCCGGTGGCATTCGTTGATGATGCCCAGCGACATCAACGCGACCCCGACGCGTTCGGCGACGAAGTTGGCCCGCGCACTCTCCCGACCGTCGCCGCCGGTGTGCTGTTCGGTCTCCCCCAGCAGCCGATCCGCAGTGAGCCGTACCTGGTCGAAGAACAGCTCCCCGGTCGGCGAGGACATCATGCCCATCTTCTTGAAGGCTTTGCCCTGGGTGAGCCCGGGCATCCCGGCGTCGAGAACGAAGGTCAGCACCGGCCGGTTGCGCTTGTCGACGGCCGGCTCCCCCTCGTCGAGTTTGGCGTAGACGATCAGCACGTCCGCGTCGGGACCGTTGGTGATGAAGGTCTTCTGTCCGCTGAGGATGTAGTCGTCCCCGTCGCGGCGGACATAGGTTTTCATCCCGCCGAACGCGTCGGAGCCGGCGTCGGGTTCGGTGATCGCCCAGCAGGCGATCTTGTCGAGCGTCATCAGCTCGGGCAACCAGCGTTCCTTCTGTGCCAGGGTGCCGCGGGTGGCTATCGTCGCCGCACCCAAGCCGAGGCTCACCCCGACCGTGGACAGCAGCCCGATGCTCACCCCGGAGAGCTCCGAGACCAGCACCGCCGCCATCGACAGCTGGCCGCCCATGTCGCCGAGCCCGCCGGACTCGGTTTCCTCCGTGTCGGTGGTCGCCATGCCGTCGGCCGTGGCGCGCTGGCGCTCCAGCATGTTTTTGACCGCTTCGCCGGCCATCACGTCCAGCCCGAACTCGCTGAATAGTTTCCGCACGATCGGATACGGCGAGCTCTCACCGCTTTCGAGGGCGTCCTGAAGCGGGCGGATCTCCTTGTCGATGAACGCACGCATGGTGTCGCGCATGATGATGTCGGTCTCAGACCACTCGAACATTGCGGTTCTCCTGTTGTCGTCTCGGTCGGCTACTGGGGCAGCCGGGCGGCGATGTCGTCGATCTGCCAGACCCCGTCGGTTTCGATGGTCTCGGTGTCGTGCCAGCCGGCCAGCCGCGAGATCGCCCCGCCCTGGACGGCGTAGACCCCGCCGGTGACCGGGCATTTCTCCGTCGCCAGGTAGGCGACCAGCGGCGAGATGTTGGCGGGGGCGAACAGGTCGACCTCACCCTGATCGGGTTCGGCCATCAACGCACCCATGCCGGGGGTGGCCAGGGTCAGTCGGGTGCGGGCGATCGGGGCGATCGCGTTGACCCGCACCCCGTAACGCTCGAGTTCCTCGGCGGCGATCAGGGTCAGCGCCGCGATTCCGGCTTTGGCGGCCCCGTAGTTGGCCTGGCCGGCATTCGGCAGTGTCACCCCCGAACCCGACGCGGTGTTGATCACCGCGGCGTTGGGCTGATCACCGGACTTCGACTGGGTCTTCCAGTATTCGGCGGCGTGGCGCAGCATCGCGAAGTGGCCTTTGAGGTGCACCGCGAGCACCGCGTCCCACTGCGACTCCTCCATGCCGGCGATGAACGCATCCCGCAGGATGCCGGCGTTGTTGACCAGGACGTCGAGGCGGCCGAATTCGTCGACCGCCTGGGCGACCAGGTTCTTCGCCGCGTTCCAGTCTGCGACACTGTCGGTGTTGGCCACCGCACGGCCCCCCGCGGCGATGATCTCGTCGACCACCTGCTGGGCCGGCCCGGGGTCGGCGCCCTCGCCGGTGTTGGTGCCGCCGGCATCGTTGACCACGACCGCGGCGCCTTCGCGGGCGAACAGCAGCGCGTGTTCGCGACCGATTCCGCGCCCGGCGCCGGTGACGATGGCGACGCGCCGGTCCAAAACTCCCATGGGGGGTTCTCCTTATCTGGTGGAAACGTCTAGTCCGCGAGGACGGCCAGGCCGTCGGTGATCGCCATCTGTTGTCCCGGTGGGGCACCGATGCGCGCGGTCTGGAAGGCGTAGCTGGTGGTGTTCTCGGCGGAGCCGACCTTCCAGATCTGGGTCTGCAGGTCGTCACCGGGAAGCACCATCTTGGAGAACCGGACCGCCAAGCGTTTGAGTCGGTTCACGTCCGATCCGCCGACCTCGGTGAGCACCGCCCACGAGGTGAACGCCATCGTGCACAGGCCGTGCGCGATGATGCCCGGCAGCCCGGCGTCGGTGGCGACCTCCTCATCGAGGTGGATCGGCATCGGGTCACCGGCGGCCGGCCCATAGCGGAACGTCTGGTCGTCGTCGACGCGCTGCACGACGGTGGCCACCGGCGGCCGGTCGATCAGCGCCTGATCGAACTTGTGCTCCGGGCTCAGTTCGCCGATCTTCTTCCCGGCGTCGTGGCCCCGGAAGAAGGTGGTGACAAACTGCTCGTTGACCAGTTCCCCGTCCTCGGTGCGACATTCGAGGTAGATCGCGGCCCGGGTGCCGTTCTCCAATCCCTCGTAGCCGATCATCTTTGCGCGCGAGACCAGTTTGTCGCCGGGCCGGATCGGGCGGTGGAAGTGGAAGTCCTGTTCGCCGTGGACGACCCGGGGAATCAACTCCACCGGGGCGACATCGACGGCCGGGGTCAACAGCGACTCGAACACCGGCACGATCGCGAAGACCGGCGGGGCGACGTCACCGGCCAGGTGCGCCGGGATCGGGTCATTGGTCGCCTCGGCGTACTCGACGATCCGTTCGCGGGTGACTTCGAAGCGGTCCTCGTCGGACCACCGGTTCAACCCGCTGTCGTCGAACGCCAACTCGTCGTCGGTGGCGGTGTCGGTCATGGTCAGGCCGCCGCCGATGCCAGGGCCTCGAGTTGCGCGAGGCTCTTGTCGAGTTGCTTGGCGCCGTCCTTCTCCACGGCCTTGCCCAACGCGCCCTTGATCAGCGCACCTTCGAAGTCACCGGCGACCTGGAACGCCGACCCGTCCCCGTCGGGGGTCACGGTGAAGGTGAAGGCACATTTCACTCCGGCCATGCCGGTACCGGACAGGGTCAGGCTGTGGGGTGCGTCGATCTTCTCGACTTTCCATTCGATCTTGTTGGCCATGCCCAGCATGACGATCTTGGCGATCAACGTCGCGCCCTCGCTGAGGCTCGCCGGCGGCTCCTCGAGCCACTTCTCGTGGATGGTGAACCACTTGTCCCAGGTGGACAGGTCGGAAATGGTGTTCCACAGCGGCTGCGGGCTGACCGACAGGTTCTTGGTGGCTTCGATGTGTCCCATGAGCCTTCTCCTCTTGTCTGTGACGGGTTGTGGCGGGCTCAGCGCTCGGCGCGCTGGTAGGCGGTGACGACGGCCGCTCCGCCCAAACCGATGTTGTGCTGCAGGGCGGCGGTGACGCCGTCGACCTGGCGTTTGTCGGCCGCACCGCGCAGCTGCCAGGTGAGCTCGGAGCACTGCGCCAGTCCGGTCGCCCCCAACGGGTGCCCTTTGGAGATCAGCCCACCGGATGGGTTGACCACCCAGCGTCCGCCGTAGGTGGTGTCGTTGTCGTCGATCAGTTTGGGGGCCTCGCCGGGCCCGCACAGGCCGAGCGCCTCATACAGCAGCAGTTCGTTGGCCGAGAAGCAGTCGTGCAGTTCGATGACCTGGAAATCCTGCGGACCGAGCCCGGACTGCTCGTAGACTCGCTGGGCGGCTTGGACGTTCATGTCGTAGCCGATGAGGTTCTTGGCGGTGCCGTCGAAGGTGGAGGCGAAGTCGGTGGTCATCGCCTGTCCGACGATCTCCACCGCTTGCCCGGCCAGCCCATGGTCGTCAACGAACGCCTCGCTGGCGAGCACCGCCGCCCCGGAGCCGTCGGAGGTCGGTGAGCACTGCAATTTGGTCAGCGGGTCGTAGATCATCCGCGCATCGATGATCTCCTCCAGGGTGTAGGTGTCCTGGAACTGCGCGTACGGGTTGTTGACCGAGTGCTGGTGGTTCTTGTAGCCGATCTTGGCGAAATGCTCGGCGGTGGAGCCGTAGGACTTCATGTGCTCGCGTCCGGCCGCGCCGAACATCCACGGCGCCGGCGGAAACAGCACCTCGGAGATCTCGGCCATCGCCAGGATGTGTTTGTCCATCGGCTGGGCGCGGTCGTCGTAGGAGGCCTCCAGCGAGCCCGGTTTCATCTTCTCGAATCCGAGCGCCAGGGTGCAGTCGGCCAGCCCGCCGCGGATCGCCTGGGCCGCAAGGTAGAGCGCCGTGGACCCGGTGGAGCAGTTGTTGTTGACGTTGACCACCGGAATGCCGGTCACTCCGAGTTCGTAGACCGCCCGCTGCCCCGAGGTGGATTCGCCGTAGACGTAGCCGACGTAAGCCTGCTGCACCTCGCGGTAGTCCACGGCGGCGTCGGTCAGCGCCTTGGACCCGGATTCCCGGGCCATGTCCGGGTAGTCCCAGGCGGAGCCGTCGTCGTTTTGCCGGCGTCCCGGCTTCTCGAACTTCGTCATCCCGACGCCGACCACGTACACCCCTTTTGCCATCCCATTCCCTTCAGCGAGTTACCGATATAAAACATACACACCTGACTGTATCTTTGCAATCGTCGTGGGCGCCGGTTCGGTCGCCGAATCAGGGCGGGCCCGGGCATCGCGGGCGGGTTTCGGCGGGTTTCGGCGCGTTTCTGAGGGCCCCCGCGCGAAATCCCTGCCATTGACAAATGGCGTCAGTTTCGATTGCCTGGGTCGTGACGCCGCGCCCCGCCGCAGATACCTACCGGGGCGCACGGCATTACGAAAGCGAAGGTCGATGCCAGCTCCCCGATCCGACGCCGAGACAATCAACCAGACGATCGACCACGAGATCGTTGTGATCGGCGCCGGTTTCGCCGGTATCGGCGCCGGGATCAAGCTGACCCGGGCCGGTTTCGACGACTTCGTGATCCTCGAGGCCGGCGACGACGTGGGCGGGACCTGGCATTGGAACACCTACCCTGGTATCGCCGTCGACATCCCCTCGTTCTGCTACCAGTACTCCTTCGAGCAGCGGGCCGACTGGTCGCGCACCTACGCTCCGGGCGAGGAACTGAAGGCTTACGCCACCCACTGCGTGGACAAGTACGGTCTGGGCCCGCGGCTGCGGTTCGACACCACCGTCACCGCAGCGGAGTTCGACAATGATCGAAACTTCTGGCGGTTGTCGACCGCCGCCGGTGAGCGACTGTCGGCGCGGTTCGTCATCAACGCTTGCGGAATCCTGACCCAGCCGGTCATCCCGGATATCCCCGGCGCCACCGAGTTCGGCGGAACCACCATGCACACCGCCCGCTGGGATCACGATCAGTCGCTACAGGGCAAGCGGGTGGGCATCATCGGCACCGGCGCCTCAGCGGTGCAGGTGATCCCGACGATCGCCGCCGACGTCGAACACCTCACGGTGTTTCAGCGCACCCCGATCTGGTGCCTACCCAAACCCGATGTGGCCGTGCCGCGCCCGGTGCAATGGCTGCTCGACCGGGTTCCCGCCGCGCAGTGGGGGTCGTGGCTGGCCGCCCAGCTGTTCGTCGAGTTCACCTTCCCCATTCCGGCGCACTATCAGCGCGCGATCCCCCGGTTCCTGCCGGTCAGCCATGCGCTGGCGAAGCGCTATCTGCGCAGCCAGGTCCGCGACCCGCAGGTGCGCGACAAGCTCACCCCACGCTACGGCCTGGGCTGCAAGCGGCCGAGCTTCCACAATTCGTATCTGTCGACATTCAACCGGCCGAACGTCTTCTTGGAGACCACCCCGATCAGCGCGATCAACACCGGCGGCGTGCGGGTCGACGACGGCACCCAGCACGACCTCGACGTGCTGATCTTCGCCACCGGATTCAAGGTGATGGATCCGGACAACATGCCCACCTACGCCCTGCGCGGACTCGGCGGCGTCGAACTCGGCGCGTTCTGGGACGAGAACAGGCTGCAGGCCTATCAGGGGGTCAGCGTGCCGGGTTACCCCAACCATTTCTCGGTGGTCGGCCCCTACGGCTACAACGGGTCGTCGTACTTCAACCTTATCGAAGCGCAGACCGATCACATCCTGCGCTGTCTGCACCACGCCCGGGACCGCGGCGTCGGCTATGTCGAGGTGTCCCGTGAGGCCCACGACCGCTTCTTCGCCGAGATGATGCGCCGCAGGCGCAGCCAGATCTTCTGGCAGGACACCTGCGCCGCGGCCAACAGCTACTACTTCGACAAGCACGGCGATGTGCCGCTGCGGCCGGCCACCTCCCTTGAGGTGGCGTGGCGCAGCCGCAGTTTCCGGCTCGACGATTACCTGTTCCGAGCCGGCTGATCGGCTGACAGCGCCGGGAGCGTCTCGGCCATCGACGCGGTCAAGTCGACGCAAGCCCGC
This sequence is a window from Mycolicibacillus parakoreensis. Protein-coding genes within it:
- the mntR gene encoding manganese-binding transcriptional regulator MntR, whose translation is MAARDKPGDDSPGDHADDLTAVAQDYLKVIWTAQEWSAEKVSTKRLAERLGVSASTASESIRKLADQGLVDHEKYGAVTLTAAGSRAAVAMVRRHRLLETFLVNELGYSWDEVHDEAEVLEHAVSDRLMARIDAKLDYPDRDPHGDPIPAADGQVPSAPARQLWDCQDGESGTVARISDADPDMLRYFADVGISLDSRLRVLTRREFAGMTSVAIDAADGNHTTVDLGSPAAQAIWVS
- a CDS encoding CBS domain-containing protein, coding for MTDYSAIPAAGSIPIATVTGDPVVRVAATATVADVAQAIVHGEVGAVVVGVEERPTALVSERDVVAVIADGKDPAAVPAAEVASTNLIWCDAETTVDEAAVRMMNHYIRHILVERAGVLIGIVSARDLLGVYGADARTNPLP
- a CDS encoding acyl-CoA dehydrogenase family protein; its protein translation is MFEWSETDIIMRDTMRAFIDKEIRPLQDALESGESSPYPIVRKLFSEFGLDVMAGEAVKNMLERQRATADGMATTDTEETESGGLGDMGGQLSMAAVLVSELSGVSIGLLSTVGVSLGLGAATIATRGTLAQKERWLPELMTLDKIACWAITEPDAGSDAFGGMKTYVRRDGDDYILSGQKTFITNGPDADVLIVYAKLDEGEPAVDKRNRPVLTFVLDAGMPGLTQGKAFKKMGMMSSPTGELFFDQVRLTADRLLGETEQHTGGDGRESARANFVAERVGVALMSLGIINECHRLCVDYAKTRTLWGQNIGQFQLIQLKLAQMEVARINVQNMVFQTLEKLQHKKIPTLAEASAMKLYSSQAATDVAMEAVQLFGGNGYMAEYRVEQLARDAKSLMIYAGSNEVQITHIAKGLLNS
- a CDS encoding MaoC/PaaZ C-terminal domain-containing protein — protein: MTDTATDDELAFDDSGLNRWSDEDRFEVTRERIVEYAEATNDPIPAHLAGDVAPPVFAIVPVFESLLTPAVDVAPVELIPRVVHGEQDFHFHRPIRPGDKLVSRAKMIGYEGLENGTRAAIYLECRTEDGELVNEQFVTTFFRGHDAGKKIGELSPEHKFDQALIDRPPVATVVQRVDDDQTFRYGPAAGDPMPIHLDEEVATDAGLPGIIAHGLCTMAFTSWAVLTEVGGSDVNRLKRLAVRFSKMVLPGDDLQTQIWKVGSAENTTSYAFQTARIGAPPGQQMAITDGLAVLAD
- a CDS encoding lipid-transfer protein; the encoded protein is MAKGVYVVGVGMTKFEKPGRRQNDDGSAWDYPDMARESGSKALTDAAVDYREVQQAYVGYVYGESTSGQRAVYELGVTGIPVVNVNNNCSTGSTALYLAAQAIRGGLADCTLALGFEKMKPGSLEASYDDRAQPMDKHILAMAEISEVLFPPAPWMFGAAGREHMKSYGSTAEHFAKIGYKNHQHSVNNPYAQFQDTYTLEEIIDARMIYDPLTKLQCSPTSDGSGAAVLASEAFVDDHGLAGQAVEIVGQAMTTDFASTFDGTAKNLIGYDMNVQAAQRVYEQSGLGPQDFQVIELHDCFSANELLLYEALGLCGPGEAPKLIDDNDTTYGGRWVVNPSGGLISKGHPLGATGLAQCSELTWQLRGAADKRQVDGVTAALQHNIGLGGAAVVTAYQRAER
- a CDS encoding SDR family oxidoreductase yields the protein MGVLDRRVAIVTGAGRGIGREHALLFAREGAAVVVNDAGGTNTGEGADPGPAQQVVDEIIAAGGRAVANTDSVADWNAAKNLVAQAVDEFGRLDVLVNNAGILRDAFIAGMEESQWDAVLAVHLKGHFAMLRHAAEYWKTQSKSGDQPNAAVINTASGSGVTLPNAGQANYGAAKAGIAALTLIAAEELERYGVRVNAIAPIARTRLTLATPGMGALMAEPDQGEVDLFAPANISPLVAYLATEKCPVTGGVYAVQGGAISRLAGWHDTETIETDGVWQIDDIAARLPQ
- a CDS encoding flavin-containing monooxygenase, producing MPAPRSDAETINQTIDHEIVVIGAGFAGIGAGIKLTRAGFDDFVILEAGDDVGGTWHWNTYPGIAVDIPSFCYQYSFEQRADWSRTYAPGEELKAYATHCVDKYGLGPRLRFDTTVTAAEFDNDRNFWRLSTAAGERLSARFVINACGILTQPVIPDIPGATEFGGTTMHTARWDHDQSLQGKRVGIIGTGASAVQVIPTIAADVEHLTVFQRTPIWCLPKPDVAVPRPVQWLLDRVPAAQWGSWLAAQLFVEFTFPIPAHYQRAIPRFLPVSHALAKRYLRSQVRDPQVRDKLTPRYGLGCKRPSFHNSYLSTFNRPNVFLETTPISAINTGGVRVDDGTQHDLDVLIFATGFKVMDPDNMPTYALRGLGGVELGAFWDENRLQAYQGVSVPGYPNHFSVVGPYGYNGSSYFNLIEAQTDHILRCLHHARDRGVGYVEVSREAHDRFFAEMMRRRRSQIFWQDTCAAANSYYFDKHGDVPLRPATSLEVAWRSRSFRLDDYLFRAG
- a CDS encoding type II toxin-antitoxin system Rv0910 family toxin; protein product: MGHIEATKNLSVSPQPLWNTISDLSTWDKWFTIHEKWLEEPPASLSEGATLIAKIVMLGMANKIEWKVEKIDAPHSLTLSGTGMAGVKCAFTFTVTPDGDGSAFQVAGDFEGALIKGALGKAVEKDGAKQLDKSLAQLEALASAAA